The genomic window GAGCACTACTACTTAAGCCATATCTTCATTCAATATGGGACTCTCAACAATATGCATATTCTGACCTTTAAAGCTATCAACTCAAACCACAACTAAACATATACACGGACAGGAAAGGACAAGAAAATGCAAAAATTAGGAGTTAaagcataaaatatttttttatttaaatgtacAGGGTAGTAAGTTTTACACAATATTAAGCTGTAATGAAACTGAGAATTACCTGACatgattaaatattaaaataaaaataaaaatgacacaattcatTATTAAATCAAAAGCACGCAGATCACATCCCAAAACAATAATCCTTCAAGATATGCAAATGGTGTTAAAACATATTGATAGCATGCATACATACAGCTTCTTCTTGATGATTGTCCTGCCtcatttcttgttccatttctGTATCATAAAAAAACACATATCAGTGAAGTGTATGATAATGAAGAAATCATGGAGTCGTGTGATTACTTTGATGGAAGAGAAGAACAACTGACATGAAAATTGGAAAATCATAGAAAGTTACAACCAAGAAGTTACTTGCGATAAACAAAGAAAATGCATATAATAGTGAGAATCAAAGATAAACATGGTAATTAGCACGTTTAAACCTACAGTAAACTATAGCCTACATCCACAAGATAACTTGTAAGAGACAGACGGCATTCACTACATCAATAAAGATTACAAGAGTAGTCAGGTCAGAACGTGCCCTTGCCCCAGTACACCGAAATGCTCTCTGTGACTGACACTCGCAAAACACTGCAACCTGACAGCTCAGTCTCTCAGCTTCCGCCACAAACCCCGTTGAAAAAGTCAACAAGAAACTTTTTAAGGAAAAAGCAAAATCTTGAACGTTGACCACCACCCCACCCCCACGCCCCTCTCTCTCTTAATTTTTCAATTACATTGTGTCCTACTACCAGCaaacaaaaatatgaataataatacattttattaaaattttgtgGTTGACCTTGGTCATTCCACTATAGCATTTGTTTGGTTGGCCTAAGCCGCTCCACTACCAGAGATGAATAACACCATCTACGATTTAATATTACTTCCCTAAAGCAACCATTGTCAATAGACAATTAATATCGAAGAGTTAAACACCAGAAACAATAATTTGTACACAAATTATATCTTTGtgctaaaaaaatttgtaacatATTCATTTGgcttattaaaaatataataatttggaCACACAATTTGAATTATGTTAGTAAGCATCACATTGATGGTGATAACAGTGATGACAATCAAACTACCACCTTAACAATTCTGAAAACattcattaataaataattaacaagtaattaataaaatgcAATAACTGCAGCAAGAACTAAACAATTTCATTACCATAAACCCTAACAACAATGccaataacaaacaaaaaaaaaaacaatctacCTAAGCCAaatacaaaatttcaatttaggAGTATAATTCAAAAACAAAGTAACCAATTAGAAGcaaaaattcatcttttttattaaaaaagataacAGAATAAGAACTCCAACAAAAGAGGGGAAAAAAGTGGAAACCTGAAGAATTGGTAGGGGGAACGGGAGGGGGAGGGGGAAGACGCTTGCGGAGAAGAGATGAGAAGAAAGAGTGAGCGCCATGAGTGATGAGTCTGTGAGCGGGATCAACGAGTTTCGAAAGCCAACCGTTGTTGTTTCTGTTAGGGTTTCTGAGAGCTATTGGGGGACGATCGTACGGCGTCGTTTGTGTCTTGCGAAGAGGACGTTTCCGGAACTTGCCTCCGGTTCCACCTTCGTACGGATTCTGATTACCTTCCGTCGCCATCGTAGGGAGAGATTTTGTTCGGAGCTTCGAGGAAAGCGAACGCAGGGCAAATTAGGGTTTTAAtcgagagagaagagagagagaagaagaaaacgAATAATTCAGAATACAgagtattataaaaataataaaatattttttgggtataaaattgaaaaagtatttcaaaaaagaaaaaggaaaaagaatgggaaggggaaaaataaaatatgaaaaaggaaaaagaatgggaatgggaaaaataaaatagaaaaattaaaaagtatttcaaaaaagaaaaaggaaaaacaatgggaaaaatataataagaaaaaggaaaaagaatggGAATGGGAatgggaaaaataaaataaaataaaataaaattgaatggGCTCCTTTTCCAGATTTCCcaatttctttattatttttaattttaatacttttttattacaaaGAGGATTAAAACCtagaaataaaaagaattacacAAAAAACTTAAACAAAGGATGAATAATCTCATTATATCGTCATATAAATATAACACATCAATAAATTGAGACGGACACACCGCATAAAAACAAATATCATCTTTCAAAGAGCACCCGTAATTTGCTAAGTACAATCGGATATTAATTTGTTTCACGAAAAAGTGAGAGTTCTATCAAATTTTTCATCGGAGTACCACTTCATTTTACTGTTAGATTAAATTATCCTACATGATCAAATAATTCATCACCGGTGGAAATCCAACtccaatttctttctctcttagTATTAGGACATGTGTCACACATGTGATCGAGTTGTCGCTACAAACAATTCATCATCAATCTAACTtcaatttctttgacaaatattTAGTTTTGAGAACTTTAGACTCtagtgagaagagagaaaaagttTGTAACGAGCTTTCACTTTTGCTTATCTAACATTGATAAATTGAAGCCTTCAAGATCTTGTAATTTAAGTAgtctgttatttttttttaacccctaTTTTATCTCAAATCAACCAATTAATACCACGACCTCCGTTTTTCTTCTGGCCCCCAATAAAAAGTTCATCATGCATTCACTCACCTCACCAAGGACAGTGGGAAGAAGAAAAACACCATACAATAAGAGAGATCGGTTGTGCACAATTACTTTGATAAATATCTCTTTCCCATCTCTAAATATCTTTTTCCTAGTACTAGAAAAAGACCTCCGAACGCAAATCATATAACAACAAAAGAACTCCAAATCTTTCGAATCCACACTACAATCATAGTCGATTGGATAAAGTATATAACGATTCATCCGGTTAGAttaattatttacatttattaattatattataaaaataaataattcctaaaattgaaaccaaagtttttaacattttttcttctaatttcatgattttttctTATTCAATATCATCATAATATATATCGCATATCACACCGATCGTTAATAAATCCAGTGGTAATTGACGTTAGACTTGATAAAGATAATCACGATTCGATGATCGCGACTACATCGAAAGAGAACTGAAATCACATGATGTCAAAATTGACACTGAACCAGATTAAACAATTCACCATTTGTTTTTGACAGCTACAATTCACcatttttaactataaaaacTAATGGAGAAACAAAAACTGAATTATAATATCAATTAACTAAAGTTTTTTCTACGCAAAAACGAGTTTGTTAAAGTATCTGTATCGGTCCTCTTCTTCCCCGTTCCCATTCCCTCCATTAATATCGGTGACTGTGAAATTTTGAGAGAACGAGTCAGTACACATAACTTGAATTGAGTCTGCCATATCCTCCTCCTCAACACCTTCAAATGACTCATTCAGGTGATTTTTAATCTAATCGTCGAACCCATCATTCATGTGTTTATACCTTGTCATTTCATTGCATCTATTCATCATTCAATCATTTCGATAAAACCCCTTACTTTCATTCTTCACATGCTTTCCAGATTTCGCTGTAGAtttaaaaaaactgtttttttatatacttaGATGAGATACTTTTTATATACTTCGTTCATAATTAACTAACACTTCAGAATGTTATGAAAATAGATAAGACACTGCTAAATTTTCAGTAGGTATGTATTTTAGATAGGTATATGTGTTATAGACTATAGTGTATTAGGCTTGCCAGGCTAAATATATGATGAGTTAGTGTTAGCCTGCGCGTCTGTCATGGCCTGAGATCGGGTCGTGACAAAGTTGGTAtcaaagcttttttttttatcttgctTTCAccatttgtagttttttttttttgggtttatagaCAAAATGACAAGCCATcggaaactcacacacacacacacacacacgcaaagTGGAGAGACTGGAGTTCGAAGCTCGTTTAAGGCCTCCAACCTAACAATTTAGGGGGTCCAACCATTTTTacattttcttattaataaCTCAAGTAAAATTTCACTAGATAAAATATTCTCAATTGATTTTCTTTCATCATACTACCATTTTTGTCCGTAATCGAACCCTGAACCTACTTCTTAATACTTTTTTAGTGttcaaaataactattttatatgGCGAacattaattttgttatataaactTGTAATGTGTAGGAATCATCATGACTCATGAGAGTGCGGAGATAGAATCTGATGACGCATAACTGTTAACAGAATTGCCCGGTGCATTTTTTTTGGTGAGTTGGGTTTTTCTTGTATGTACCCATGAAATCGAGCTATCAACAGGGTGGAGTTGACAATACTCGTACTAAGATTTTACTGTCGTCGATGTCGGCAATGGTGGCCGAGTCCACAACTTTCCCAATAGACCTGATAAAGACTAGGCTCCAACTCCATGGCGAGTCACTTTCCTCAAGTCGTCCAACCGGTGCATTTCGGATTGGTTTGGACATTATTCGGGAACAAGGTCCTTTTGGCCTTTATAAGGGTTTGTCTCCAGCAATTTTAAGACATCTATTCTACACACCTATTCGAATTGTTGGATATGAGCACCTAAGGAGTGTTATTTCGGCTGATAATGGATCGCCCTCTATCATTAGCAAGGCTGTTGTTGGTGGAATCTCTGGTAGTATGGCTCAGGTGAGAACCACATGGCTGAAGTATCTGCTGACTATTGtgataaaatgaaattttacaGTGATATAATTTCCGATACATAGTAGTAACATGGAAAGTTTTTGGAGATGAACCCTTGTTTTcctatgaaaattttaaaattgcaaatttatttatatttatattatttacaatGAGTAGTACAGGTTATAGCAAGCCCAGCTGATCTTGTCAAGGTGAGGATGCAAGCTGATAGTCGAATGATGAGCAGAGGTCTTCAACCTCGATATTCAGGGCCATTTGATGCTTTTAACAAAATCCTTCAAGCTGAAGGATTTCAAGGACTGTGGAAAGGTGTTTTTCCTAATATCCAAAGAGCCTTTTTAGTGAACATGGGGGAATTAGCCTGTTATGATCATGCTAAGCAATTTGTTATTAAAAGTAGGATAGCCGAAGATAATATTTATGCCCACACATTGGCTTCCACCATGTCAGGTCTTGCGGCAACTTCTTTAAGTTGTCCGGCCGACGTTGTCAAGACTAGAATGATGAATCAGGCAGCTAAAAAGGAAGGGAATGTCTTATACAGTAGCTCCTATGATTGCTTGGTAAAGACAGTTAGAGTTGAAGGAATAAGAGCACTATGGAAAGGATTCTTCCCCACATGGGCAAGGCTTGGTCCGTGGCAATTTGTGTTCTGGGTTTCCTATGAAAAGTTTAGAAAATTTGCTGGGCTCTCTTCTTTCTAGGATAATATTTTGAGTTATGCTGTTAAACATTCATTCAAGATAAATTCACAACTCACAGCCATAAGAGTGAGTGCACGCACTGAAATCTCTTTCTGTTGCTTGTACTATTAATTGGAAGCATATCTGTGTAGTTACATTGTCTCCAAGTGTTACCTTTTTTTAACTTTCAATTTATATtgatcttatttattttttactaaacttcaGTCCTATTTTCCCTTGTAGATAATTATTAAGTCACACTGTTATGCTCTTTGTTATAGTTACTGGAAACCTAGTTTGGAGAGAGAAGGAAGTTTCCTTTTGGTTTTGGAAAAATAACCCCGGGAGGATGTTTTCGTACAGTTTGCGACAAGGGAGTCCAATGAAGACAGACCTTGAATTACTTAAAACtggtaaataaaaaaagaacacAGATGGCAGAATGATCGGTTTAATTGTTAATTATATCAAAAAATAGTTTCACATTTTCATGTTACATACAATATGTGATGTTATATGTGGGTTAAATGTTTCAACTGTCTCTTTCACTATGTAGTTGAATTAACAACTATGAGATGAGATGCTTGTGCAAGTTGATGTTGATGGTGTATGATGTACCCAAACCCGCCTATAGTATAATTCAATTATATTTGCACCTGTTTCGTGCATGCCTTCAACAGAGAAGATCTTATTTggataatataatttaatgaaCAATACTTTTTGACTGATGAAATCCTATAAAATGTGTAAGGAACTCAAATAGCTAAAACTTATCAGCATTCATTTACATGTGGCAAAAGGGATATTATACTCGTCCATTTATCGTGCTTAATCTAAAGCCCAAACCTGCATAAAAAGTCCGCGAGGAAGTTAAGTTACCAGAAAAGAAGTTGTTTAGTTTGTTATATCACGACTGCTATTATGACGAGTGTCTAACCTGGATCTTTCCATCAGAGGAACCAACAAAAAGCATCATGCCATCAACATCTGACACTAATGatgtaatttttgtttgacCGCCTGCCATTTTGATGGAAGCGACTCGGGTGAACTTATCTTTCAGCCAAACCTCAATGGTGCCAAATTTTGTACCAGCAAATATAAAGTCACTGGTGATGGCTGCACGATGGATGTCGAGTCCAGTTGAGAGTGATCCCACCACCATTTTGGTGGAAATTGAAAATATCTTACATCAATTTGAAGGAAAAGTTAGTCTGCAAGAAAATATGATTTATCGGTAATGACAGTAAATTTGGAACAGAACAAGAACTGACATATATACCTTTCCTGCAGTTGCATCAACAGAAGAACCACAAGCAAAGAGGAAATCATCATGAATTTGAATGGAGTGTATGGTTTGTTTTCCCAACAATTTTCTTGTACCAGTGAAGAATGAAGTTGATGTATATTTGGATAAGTCAACCTCCTGCCATCATTCAGTCCATAATTCTTAAAGCAAGATGAACAATTTCAAGAGAAGCTTTTGTATGTTTTTTCTTAAgagttttatattttgaaaatggaAAGAACATATGGATCTTATTGAACTCTTAAGCAATACTTGTAGTTTGTTTACTTCTGCTAGATAGAAAATGAAGCAAGGTAAAGAAATTTTTACCTGTATGCTGTAACCAGAGCAACCACAATACAGTTTGTCGCCGGCAACAGCAAGACATTTCAcatatttgttgaaattgaTGAGCTTTGGAGTATCTAACCAATTAAAAACCtgtaaaatatcaagttttatCAATTTTATCTTATGATGGAACTAGATTTCTTTTGAGTTGTTCAGCAACATATAAGACTTGCCTTAACTCCTGTTCCTTGAGTTACATAGCATGCCAATTCAGCATTGGCTGCTAGCTCATACACTGCCTCCTTAACGTCATAAACATCTATACATTTAATCCCTTCAGGTTTAATCATCCAAACCTGTACATAAGAATTATTACTCAATGGAGCCTATTAAGTACTATGATTAAGCTCTAGACGATCAACAAAAGATGCAGGTAAGTTCAGATATCAAGTACTattgtttattttcttcaaaaaaaaaatgcacagcATTTTCTATGTTAATTGTTATGCATATGCATTTCTATTGCCTTCAATTATTATAGAGTACATGACAAACAATAAGAATGCACAGCATTTTCTATGTTAATTGTTATGCATATCGATTTCTATTTGCTTATTCTAGTAAATTTCATTAAACATTATTAGTTATGGAAAACAAAGTACGGCCAACCAaatatttgaccaattttttctGTGACATAGCATGATGGGTTACCCGGATTGTTTTGTCCAACGAAGAACTGTATAGTTTATCAACAGAAGAGCAAAGCGATGTGACAGCTTTTTTGTGCTCACGAGTTTCTTGAATTACTCGTGGTATTCTCTTCCTTGCGTCCCATACCTAGGAGGAAGTCATACTGTTAGAAAAAACAGCTAGATACAGACAGACAAAACCACACTGTTTATGTTTGTTAGGATACTCTACCTTGATAGTTCCATCAGCATGTCCACTTAAGACCTGACCATTGTGGTAAAGCAAAGAAAGCACTTCTCCATTTGAGCTCAAATCTAACTCTACTACTTCTTTACAACTCCACAACTCTGTCTACAGAATAGAGAATAAAAATAGTTACTTTTTTAAACATATATATCATATGAAATGAACTATATCCCAAATCACTACTCCACTCACCACATCAACAGAATTTAAGTTTAGTAAGGCTTTCAATATATCAGCTGCAACTGTTGAATATTTCTTCAGCTTCCTCAAGATTCTATAGATGCTTTTAGCATATACTCTAAGTGCTTCATGAGCAGCTGAAACATCACAGTTTTATCTTTAGTGTACTCCTTtgtatgagtattttttttttactcaacttCTTTGTATAATAAACACGCAGATAACGTTTACGAGACTAATATAAAAAAACCTACTTTGATCACTAATGAAAGACTTCAAAGCTAGGGTAGCCAGGATCTTTTCCTCTAGGTTCTTGGATGATTGGAGGACATTTATAAGTGCCTCGAGCAGGGATTTCCGAGCAATATCCCTTACACCAGTATCAGGTAGAGTAAAGAGCATGTGTGTGAGCCATGTGGCAAGAACAAGGCAAGATTTTGCCATCTTTAAGGAGTTACTCTTTAGGCATTCTTCCAAAGCTTGAAATATTGATCCGTTTTCGTGATTGCAAAGTACAGAAGCTACCCTTTTCTGCCAAGATTTCATGGCATTTTTCTCATCCTCCTGTGTAATAAAGTTTGTATTAGTATCATGAGAAATCAATTATCAACCAGTCCAAAAATAA from Trifolium pratense cultivar HEN17-A07 linkage group LG1, ARS_RC_1.1, whole genome shotgun sequence includes these protein-coding regions:
- the LOC123912674 gene encoding mitochondrial uncoupling protein 3 isoform X2, with amino-acid sequence MKSSYQQGGVDNTRTKILLSSMSAMVAESTTFPIDLIKTRLQLHGESLSSSRPTGAFRIGLDIIREQGPFGLYKGLSPAILRHLFYTPIRIVGYEHLRSVISADNGSPSIISKAVVGGISGSMAQVIASPADLVKVRMQADSRMMSRGLQPRYSGPFDAFNKILQAEGFQGLWKGLAATSLSCPADVVKTRMMNQAAKKEGNVLYSSSYDCLVKTVRVEGIRALWKGFFPTWARLGPWQFVFWVSYEKFRKFAGLSSF
- the LOC123912674 gene encoding mitochondrial uncoupling protein 3 isoform X1; protein product: MKSSYQQGGVDNTRTKILLSSMSAMVAESTTFPIDLIKTRLQLHGESLSSSRPTGAFRIGLDIIREQGPFGLYKGLSPAILRHLFYTPIRIVGYEHLRSVISADNGSPSIISKAVVGGISGSMAQVIASPADLVKVRMQADSRMMSRGLQPRYSGPFDAFNKILQAEGFQGLWKGVFPNIQRAFLVNMGELACYDHAKQFVIKSRIAEDNIYAHTLASTMSGLAATSLSCPADVVKTRMMNQAAKKEGNVLYSSSYDCLVKTVRVEGIRALWKGFFPTWARLGPWQFVFWVSYEKFRKFAGLSSF